One window from the genome of Hyphomonas neptunium ATCC 15444 encodes:
- a CDS encoding carboxypeptidase-like regulatory domain-containing protein: MPLFAMKSSAAMIACLCLSACITQREHVLAPDAWGIVIDARQGQPVQGAQVRYPEVGALAPVMTDTDGGFTLPGLTDKRTIVALPMGGVYRSLTEVRVSASGLADGYASAAFINGGRPAKTIYRVVVLMFPADAAETPLHELMRDCVDGPEQDHALHLADYVSALDPENPPVWFDEETPEALLEHLHNALPSSGFMACERMNEAYEMFKTQTEPLEAIRRAAYIASLPPHLRPLPEPAHK, from the coding sequence ATGCCGCTGTTCGCAATGAAGTCTTCAGCGGCGATGATCGCCTGTCTGTGTCTCTCGGCCTGCATCACCCAGCGCGAGCATGTGTTGGCGCCGGACGCGTGGGGCATCGTGATCGACGCCCGGCAGGGCCAGCCCGTTCAAGGCGCGCAGGTTCGATATCCAGAAGTTGGGGCGCTGGCGCCGGTCATGACGGATACAGATGGCGGCTTCACGTTGCCGGGGCTCACCGACAAACGCACGATTGTCGCCCTCCCGATGGGCGGTGTTTACCGGAGCCTCACCGAGGTGCGTGTTTCCGCATCGGGACTGGCGGATGGGTATGCCAGCGCGGCCTTCATCAATGGGGGACGGCCTGCGAAGACCATCTACCGGGTTGTCGTGCTGATGTTTCCGGCCGACGCGGCAGAGACCCCGCTCCACGAACTGATGCGGGATTGTGTGGACGGACCCGAACAGGACCACGCGTTGCATCTTGCCGACTATGTTTCTGCGCTCGATCCAGAGAATCCGCCTGTCTGGTTTGATGAAGAAACACCCGAAGCCCTGCTGGAGCATCTCCATAATGCCCTGCCATCCTCCGGATTTATGGCTTGTGAGCGGATGAATGAAGCCTACGAGATGTTCAAGACGCAGACAGAGCCACTGGAGGCGATCCGAAGGGCGGCCTATATCGCTTCGCTGCCACCTCACCTGAGGCCCTTGCCAGAGCCGGCGCACAAGTGA
- a CDS encoding flagellar type III secretion system pore protein FliP, whose amino-acid sequence MIRAAAFYRILFLAAFAACLAFSGHAQEAPAALDGLLNPSGDGQLSSSVVQLVLLVTVLSLVPGIAMMVTCLPFMVIVFSFMRQAIGVQQAPPNMMIMALAMFLTFFVMEPVFMSAWENGISPYMDGVLDEQQAWALSTDPFRAFMMQRTDPEALLTLGDAVNRPVVEGEDPAFSLLATAFMLSEIKHAFQIGFVIFLPFMVIDLVVASVLMAVGMMMVPPTVVSLPFKLGFFVLADGWLKITEAVLRGYAT is encoded by the coding sequence ATGATCAGGGCGGCAGCCTTCTATCGTATCCTGTTTCTGGCTGCTTTTGCCGCCTGCCTGGCCTTTTCCGGACACGCACAGGAGGCGCCCGCTGCGCTGGACGGGTTGCTGAACCCGTCCGGTGACGGACAGCTTTCAAGTTCGGTTGTCCAGCTGGTTCTGCTTGTTACGGTGCTGAGCCTGGTGCCCGGCATTGCGATGATGGTCACGTGTCTGCCATTTATGGTGATCGTGTTCTCTTTCATGCGCCAGGCGATCGGCGTTCAGCAGGCACCGCCCAACATGATGATCATGGCACTGGCCATGTTTCTGACCTTCTTCGTCATGGAGCCGGTTTTCATGTCAGCGTGGGAGAACGGCATCTCGCCCTATATGGACGGCGTGCTGGACGAGCAGCAAGCCTGGGCGCTTTCAACAGACCCCTTCCGTGCCTTCATGATGCAGCGGACCGACCCTGAAGCGCTTCTGACGCTTGGGGACGCGGTCAATCGGCCGGTTGTGGAAGGGGAGGACCCGGCTTTTTCCCTGCTGGCAACGGCCTTCATGCTGAGCGAGATCAAGCACGCATTCCAGATCGGCTTTGTGATCTTTTTACCCTTCATGGTGATTGATCTTGTCGTGGCCTCCGTCCTGATGGCGGTGGGTATGATGATGGTGCCGCCAACGGTTGTTTCCTTGCCCTTCAAGCTGGGGTTCTTCGTATTGGCCGATGGTTGGCTTAAGATCACCGAGGCGGTGCTCAGGGGTTACGCAACATGA
- a CDS encoding phytoene desaturase family protein, giving the protein MVPHAIVIGAGLAGLIAAHDLAAAGTSVTLLESTAHFGGRAQTKREGGFALNQGPHALYLAGSFRQALDRIGVPYAGEPREITRKALRGGKLHTLPFSAASLMRTSLFDMADKASFPKLMDQIRTAGTPPGSFAQWADSLRLRPNVREALSALLRLSSYAHAEQELPAAAGLAQVRLALTDTLYVNDGWQSLVDGLLEKAAAAGATIRASSPVTRLERSGEVWAVTLANGETLSAEGIILACAPDSAAQLTGQPGRYANLRSCRANTLDLALSHRPQDAHDFVLGIDKPLYASIHSATARLAPPGGVLVHFARYLAPDEAPGADAITELEALADIAVPGWREIIVRRQRLIAMPVVHALPTLAVPRPDITIPDMPGVYLAGDWVGEEGMLSDTAAASAANAARNLLSYLG; this is encoded by the coding sequence ATGGTCCCGCATGCAATTGTCATTGGCGCAGGTCTCGCCGGCCTGATTGCCGCACATGATCTCGCCGCCGCCGGCACCTCTGTAACCTTGCTTGAATCCACCGCACACTTCGGCGGCCGCGCCCAGACAAAGCGAGAGGGTGGCTTCGCGCTGAACCAGGGCCCTCACGCGCTCTATCTGGCCGGCAGCTTCCGGCAAGCACTGGACCGGATTGGTGTCCCCTATGCGGGCGAGCCCCGCGAGATCACCCGCAAAGCATTGCGCGGCGGGAAGCTGCATACACTTCCCTTCAGCGCAGCGTCGCTGATGCGAACCAGCCTTTTCGACATGGCCGACAAAGCAAGCTTTCCAAAGTTGATGGACCAGATACGCACTGCCGGGACGCCACCCGGCTCATTCGCGCAGTGGGCTGATTCGCTGCGCCTGCGCCCGAATGTGCGCGAGGCGCTTTCGGCATTGCTGCGCCTGTCGAGCTACGCACACGCCGAACAGGAGCTTCCCGCTGCGGCGGGCCTTGCACAGGTTCGCCTGGCGCTCACGGACACACTTTATGTCAACGATGGCTGGCAGAGTCTCGTCGACGGCCTTCTTGAAAAAGCCGCCGCCGCAGGCGCCACCATCCGGGCCTCTTCACCCGTCACAAGGCTGGAACGATCCGGCGAGGTTTGGGCCGTGACCCTGGCAAACGGCGAGACGCTCTCTGCCGAGGGCATCATTCTCGCCTGCGCGCCGGACTCTGCCGCTCAACTTACGGGCCAGCCGGGCCGATATGCCAATCTGCGAAGCTGCCGTGCGAATACCCTGGATCTTGCCCTGAGCCACCGCCCTCAAGACGCGCATGATTTCGTACTCGGCATCGACAAGCCCCTGTACGCTTCCATCCACTCTGCAACGGCGCGGCTTGCTCCACCCGGCGGCGTCCTGGTCCATTTCGCGCGTTACCTCGCTCCAGACGAGGCGCCGGGCGCCGATGCCATCACCGAACTTGAAGCCCTCGCAGATATAGCCGTGCCAGGCTGGCGGGAGATCATTGTGCGTCGCCAGCGCTTGATTGCCATGCCGGTCGTTCACGCCTTGCCGACCCTCGCGGTGCCGCGGCCGGATATTACAATACCTGACATGCCAGGGGTCTACCTGGCCGGTGACTGGGTGGGCGAGGAAGGCATGTTGTCTGATACAGCCGCCGCCAGCGCTGCTAATGCGGCGCGCAACCTGCTCTCATATCTGGGTTAG
- a CDS encoding MotE family protein, whose product MHNRSNVLLTLGVLFTIGGATRFLPDALAFAEQAPATEAKISSAVASTETTPKPEPAVASSSNLTQVCFSSESASLLEEDQWLFESERDEVKKKQLELQDWENQLEQQTAELKLLQETLESRWQQMQASSDEDIAHLASMYSAMKADQAAQIFNQMDAGFAAGFLRLMVSDQAGLILANMEAEKAYLVSIRLATMNDDVRPDGSAAN is encoded by the coding sequence ATGCACAACCGCTCAAACGTCCTCCTCACACTCGGTGTTCTCTTCACGATCGGTGGCGCAACCCGCTTCCTCCCGGACGCGCTGGCATTTGCCGAACAGGCGCCCGCCACCGAAGCAAAAATCAGCAGCGCGGTTGCCAGTACCGAGACCACGCCCAAACCCGAACCGGCCGTCGCCAGCTCCAGCAATCTCACCCAGGTATGCTTCTCCTCGGAATCGGCCTCCCTTCTGGAAGAAGATCAGTGGCTGTTTGAATCTGAACGCGACGAAGTGAAGAAGAAGCAGCTTGAGCTTCAGGACTGGGAAAACCAGCTGGAACAGCAGACTGCCGAGCTGAAACTTCTGCAGGAGACGCTGGAATCGCGCTGGCAACAGATGCAGGCAAGCTCGGACGAGGATATTGCGCACCTTGCCAGCATGTACAGCGCCATGAAGGCCGATCAGGCTGCGCAGATCTTCAACCAGATGGATGCCGGCTTCGCCGCAGGCTTCCTCCGGCTGATGGTGTCCGATCAGGCCGGCCTTATCCTGGCAAACATGGAAGCGGAAAAAGCCTATCTCGTCAGCATCCGGCTTGCGACGATGAATGACGATGTCCGCCCCGATGGTTCGGCTGCAAACTGA
- a CDS encoding RrF2 family transcriptional regulator — MRMGEGVEWAAHACLLLSALPDGAGLPAAAIAAFHDVPPAYLAKHMQALARAGIVTSARGASGGYRLARAPEEINLLQIADAVDGGEPAFRCTEIRQRGPCAAKAEECMKACGIAAAFWAAERIYRQHLEGVRLADIRSALVRKQDSANMERLKAWLEAHANN, encoded by the coding sequence ATGAGGATGGGAGAAGGGGTAGAGTGGGCGGCCCATGCCTGCTTGCTGTTGTCGGCTCTGCCAGACGGAGCAGGCCTGCCAGCTGCGGCAATAGCGGCCTTTCATGACGTGCCGCCCGCTTATCTTGCCAAGCATATGCAGGCGCTGGCGCGGGCGGGGATTGTCACCTCAGCGCGCGGCGCTTCGGGCGGCTATCGCCTGGCTCGCGCGCCGGAAGAGATCAACCTGCTTCAGATTGCCGACGCGGTAGATGGTGGCGAGCCGGCCTTCCGCTGCACCGAAATTCGCCAGCGCGGCCCCTGCGCGGCAAAGGCGGAAGAGTGTATGAAGGCGTGCGGCATCGCGGCGGCGTTTTGGGCTGCCGAACGCATTTACAGGCAACATCTGGAGGGCGTGCGCCTTGCAGATATTCGCTCGGCACTGGTCCGAAAGCAGGATTCGGCCAACATGGAGCGTCTAAAAGCCTGGCTCGAAGCCCATGCCAACAATTGA
- a CDS encoding acyl-CoA dehydrogenase family protein: protein MNLSFTREEEAFRQEVRTFLDAHLTDDLRAYAKRMTSVYSTKPIGMKWQQILVKQGWACPSWPVEYGGTGWTPAQRYIFDVEMARAGAPPLSPMGIGMCGPALIGHGSKEQKDYYLPRILSGEDFWCQGYSEPHAGSDLAALTMSAVDDGDAFICNGSKIWTTHAHEANMMFCLVRTDNSGKLQQGITFVLIDMTAPGVKVDPIIMLSGEHIQNAVFFTDVRVPKANVVGKINEGWTVAKYLLEFERGGSSYGPRLLARVRAIRATAAEEGLLDAGFARKLSLAEAEIMALEAAELQQMADLAKGGTPGLKASMMKIRGTELSQHLTELAIELAGVYVAPFQPQHTSPGGPVPVPECLNLSRNVPVVGPESAVTASAKYLNDRAGSIYAGSNEIQRGILSKGQLGL, encoded by the coding sequence ATGAACCTCTCCTTCACCCGCGAAGAAGAAGCCTTCCGCCAGGAAGTTCGCACCTTTCTGGACGCGCACCTGACCGACGACCTGCGCGCCTACGCAAAGCGCATGACCAGCGTCTATTCGACCAAGCCCATCGGCATGAAGTGGCAGCAAATTCTGGTGAAGCAGGGCTGGGCCTGCCCCTCCTGGCCCGTCGAATATGGCGGCACGGGCTGGACCCCGGCGCAGCGCTACATCTTTGATGTTGAAATGGCCCGCGCGGGCGCCCCGCCGCTCTCACCCATGGGCATCGGCATGTGCGGCCCCGCCCTCATCGGCCACGGCTCAAAGGAACAGAAGGATTACTACCTGCCCCGCATTCTCTCAGGCGAGGATTTCTGGTGCCAGGGCTATTCAGAGCCCCATGCCGGCTCAGACCTCGCCGCGCTGACCATGTCAGCGGTTGATGATGGCGATGCCTTCATCTGCAATGGCTCCAAAATCTGGACCACCCACGCCCATGAAGCAAACATGATGTTCTGCCTCGTGCGCACCGACAATTCCGGCAAGCTGCAACAGGGCATCACCTTCGTCCTGATCGACATGACCGCGCCCGGCGTCAAAGTGGACCCGATCATCATGCTCTCGGGCGAGCATATCCAGAATGCCGTCTTCTTCACCGATGTGCGCGTGCCCAAGGCGAATGTGGTCGGCAAGATCAATGAAGGCTGGACGGTCGCCAAATACCTGCTCGAATTCGAGCGTGGCGGATCCTCTTATGGCCCCCGCCTGCTCGCCCGCGTGCGCGCCATCCGCGCCACTGCCGCCGAAGAGGGTCTGCTGGATGCTGGCTTTGCCCGCAAACTCTCCCTCGCCGAGGCAGAGATCATGGCCCTCGAGGCAGCAGAACTTCAACAGATGGCAGACCTCGCAAAAGGCGGCACGCCCGGCCTCAAGGCCTCGATGATGAAAATCCGCGGCACCGAGCTCAGCCAGCACCTGACCGAGCTGGCAATTGAACTGGCCGGTGTCTATGTCGCGCCCTTCCAGCCGCAGCACACCTCCCCCGGCGGGCCGGTTCCTGTCCCGGAGTGTCTCAATCTGTCCCGGAATGTCCCGGTGGTGGGGCCTGAAAGTGCCGTCACCGCCTCGGCCAAGTACCTCAATGACCGGGCCGGATCGATCTATGCCGGCTCCAACGAAATCCAGCGCGGCATCCTTTCCAAGGGGCAGCTAGGTCTCTGA
- a CDS encoding DUF6384 family protein yields MTSPGAPTAHASNKLDDILLAMDIVDTLRHREQLVLSELDAGAREEALLGRLKDIYAAQGIDVPEQILKEGVKALEERRFVYEPPRPSISVSLARIYIARGRWMAPLILAVIAIGSIAAAWHLGVAVPERERAAAAQIELAQTLPSEIGRLHGEIIALALEAPTRLQADALKAEGERAIAAENITAARGAQAGLERLLRDLTAVYDVRVVYGPGEARSGVFRIPEDVPGGRNYYLIVEAVDPSGKLVEVPVTSEEDRRSDRVTRWGQRVSEAVFQSVADDKSDDQIIQNSVIGRKAQGYLSPQYTVETPGGAILEW; encoded by the coding sequence GTGACATCGCCCGGCGCGCCAACAGCTCATGCCAGCAACAAGCTCGACGACATCCTCCTTGCGATGGATATCGTCGACACGCTGCGCCACCGCGAGCAGCTGGTGCTCAGCGAGCTTGATGCGGGCGCGCGGGAAGAGGCGCTGCTGGGGCGGTTGAAGGATATTTATGCGGCGCAGGGTATCGATGTGCCCGAACAGATCCTGAAGGAAGGGGTCAAGGCGCTTGAAGAACGGCGCTTCGTTTATGAACCGCCCAGGCCGTCGATCTCCGTCAGCCTGGCCAGAATTTATATAGCCCGCGGCCGATGGATGGCGCCGCTGATCCTGGCCGTCATCGCCATCGGATCGATCGCGGCAGCCTGGCATCTGGGCGTCGCCGTGCCCGAACGCGAACGGGCCGCAGCCGCACAGATCGAGCTTGCCCAAACGCTGCCGTCCGAGATCGGACGGCTGCATGGTGAGATTATAGCTCTCGCCCTTGAGGCGCCGACACGGTTGCAGGCAGACGCGCTGAAAGCGGAAGGGGAGCGTGCCATTGCAGCTGAAAACATTACCGCTGCGCGGGGCGCCCAGGCGGGGCTGGAACGGCTCCTGCGCGATCTGACGGCGGTTTACGATGTTCGGGTCGTGTATGGGCCTGGAGAGGCGCGTTCGGGCGTGTTCCGGATTCCCGAGGATGTCCCAGGCGGGCGGAACTATTATCTGATTGTGGAGGCCGTGGACCCGTCAGGCAAGCTGGTGGAGGTGCCCGTCACCAGCGAGGAAGACAGGCGCTCGGACCGGGTGACGCGCTGGGGCCAACGCGTCAGCGAGGCTGTCTTTCAGTCCGTCGCTGACGATAAGAGCGATGACCAGATCATTCAGAATTCCGTCATCGGACGGAAGGCGCAAGGCTATCTTTCACCCCAATACACAGTCGAAACGCCGGGCGGCGCGATTCTGGAGTGGTGA
- a CDS encoding oxygenase MpaB family protein → MSDPKTYLGWKVDYTTPPGEAALIAPDSITWQVFKNPVALAIGGVCAVLLEFADARIRSGVWDHSVFKTDPIGRSKRTGTAAMVGTYGPASAARRVIQGVTNMHARVKGETPSGESYRALDPELLDWVSATAAYGFLMAYHRFVRPLTEDEMNRFFAEGEAVARLYGVQEPLRSVEHFNCMMARLLPRFEPHPINTEFLGIMKSGRAAPGVPKGLQSALVHAAVDILPKQVRERLKLGAEYDLSPLGRLTVKSMAAIAERTPDLNGPPAQASERIGLPRSFVWKSETQRRRLVEAARTASMAKEAPA, encoded by the coding sequence ATGAGCGACCCTAAAACCTATCTCGGCTGGAAGGTGGATTACACAACACCGCCCGGCGAAGCCGCTCTGATCGCGCCGGATTCCATCACCTGGCAGGTCTTCAAGAACCCCGTTGCGCTCGCAATCGGCGGCGTCTGCGCCGTTCTGCTGGAATTTGCCGATGCCCGTATCCGCTCCGGCGTGTGGGATCATTCAGTCTTCAAGACAGATCCTATCGGCCGCTCCAAGCGCACCGGCACGGCCGCCATGGTCGGCACTTATGGCCCCGCCAGTGCCGCCCGCCGCGTCATCCAGGGCGTCACCAACATGCATGCGCGCGTGAAAGGCGAAACGCCCTCCGGGGAATCCTACCGCGCCCTCGATCCGGAACTCCTCGACTGGGTCAGTGCAACGGCCGCTTACGGGTTCCTGATGGCCTACCACCGCTTTGTCCGGCCCCTGACCGAGGACGAGATGAACCGGTTCTTTGCAGAAGGCGAAGCGGTTGCGCGTCTTTATGGTGTTCAGGAACCACTGCGCTCGGTCGAACACTTCAACTGCATGATGGCCCGCCTCCTGCCCCGCTTTGAACCCCACCCCATCAACACCGAGTTTCTGGGCATCATGAAATCCGGGCGCGCCGCGCCGGGCGTGCCCAAAGGTCTGCAGAGCGCGCTTGTCCATGCCGCCGTCGACATACTTCCCAAACAGGTCCGCGAACGCCTCAAACTCGGCGCGGAATACGATCTTTCGCCGCTTGGTAGACTGACTGTGAAAAGCATGGCTGCCATCGCCGAGCGTACACCCGATCTGAACGGCCCGCCGGCGCAGGCGTCAGAGCGCATCGGCCTGCCACGCAGCTTTGTCTGGAAATCTGAAACTCAACGCCGCCGCCTTGTTGAGGCCGCACGCACTGCATCCATGGCCAAGGAGGCCCCCGCATGA
- the fliF gene encoding flagellar basal-body MS-ring/collar protein FliF, whose product MKFLDTLKALPVSRQLMLAAAVAGMIAAMSFLVQGATRDPMTLLYSGLEPAHAGDIIKELEQSGTPYEIKGEAIFVPQGKRDAIRFTLAQQGLPRPSVQGYELLDEVNGFSVTSEMYNAAYWRAKEGELTRTILAIPGVSSARVHIGANLRSGFSRSQPNQTASVTLTTARDMTAGQAEAIQYMVALAVAGLRAEDVAVIDPVKGILAGPKANRTEEPAVAAATQASLLEQKILSLLEPRVGVGNARVSATVDVSRQRQVTSAVTFDPNSRVIRNRTTNDSTGASAGAGGGMTVASNLPQGGEGGGGNTSTNKNSTETVSYEINETRTEVETLPGEVQRITIAVLLNEQALGIDPAAADVATLTQQMAADFEQLIASAAGIDTARGDTISIELMPFQAVPVDDLIEVPGMVEQLMERYFWSGLQALLLGLVVIVLGVGVVRPMLVQKSKDALSPEDLGAGAGAEGAGRAVASGADVESDPFAYLKDYATDRQEETAALLQQWLTEDQQSGQTDQIATAFDNRKVAVNE is encoded by the coding sequence ATGAAATTTCTTGATACTCTCAAAGCCCTGCCTGTTTCGCGGCAGCTGATGCTGGCCGCCGCGGTGGCGGGCATGATTGCCGCAATGAGCTTCCTGGTTCAGGGGGCGACGCGTGATCCCATGACGTTGCTCTATTCCGGCCTTGAACCGGCCCATGCCGGCGACATCATCAAGGAGCTGGAACAGTCTGGAACTCCCTATGAAATCAAGGGCGAAGCGATCTTTGTGCCGCAGGGAAAGCGGGACGCGATCCGCTTCACACTGGCCCAGCAGGGGCTGCCGCGCCCGTCGGTGCAGGGCTATGAACTGCTGGACGAGGTGAACGGGTTTTCGGTTACGTCGGAAATGTATAACGCGGCCTATTGGCGGGCCAAGGAAGGCGAGCTGACGCGGACGATCCTGGCTATTCCCGGCGTGTCTTCGGCGCGGGTGCATATCGGCGCGAATCTGCGGTCTGGTTTCTCGCGGTCGCAGCCCAATCAGACCGCTTCGGTAACCCTGACGACCGCGCGTGACATGACGGCGGGCCAGGCAGAAGCCATCCAGTATATGGTGGCGCTGGCCGTTGCGGGCCTGCGCGCCGAGGATGTGGCCGTGATCGACCCGGTGAAGGGCATTCTGGCGGGGCCGAAAGCCAACCGGACCGAAGAACCCGCAGTGGCCGCCGCGACGCAGGCGAGCCTGCTGGAACAGAAAATCCTCAGCCTGCTGGAGCCGCGGGTTGGCGTGGGCAATGCGCGGGTTTCGGCGACCGTGGATGTCAGCCGGCAGCGGCAGGTCACCTCGGCAGTGACATTTGACCCCAATTCAAGGGTCATCCGTAACCGGACGACCAATGATTCCACCGGTGCAAGCGCCGGGGCAGGCGGGGGCATGACCGTCGCCAGCAACCTGCCACAAGGCGGCGAAGGCGGGGGCGGAAACACCTCCACCAACAAGAACTCGACCGAAACGGTCTCCTATGAAATCAATGAAACGCGCACCGAAGTCGAAACGCTTCCCGGTGAGGTTCAGCGGATCACCATTGCGGTGTTGCTGAATGAGCAGGCGCTGGGAATTGATCCGGCGGCGGCCGATGTGGCCACGCTGACCCAGCAGATGGCGGCGGATTTCGAACAGCTGATTGCTTCGGCGGCAGGGATTGATACCGCTCGGGGCGATACGATTTCGATTGAACTGATGCCGTTCCAGGCGGTGCCTGTCGATGATCTCATCGAAGTGCCGGGCATGGTTGAGCAGCTGATGGAGCGCTATTTCTGGTCCGGATTGCAGGCTTTGCTGTTGGGGCTGGTGGTGATCGTGCTGGGGGTCGGCGTTGTACGCCCGATGCTTGTGCAGAAATCGAAGGATGCTCTGTCTCCGGAGGATCTTGGGGCAGGGGCGGGCGCAGAGGGTGCCGGGCGGGCCGTTGCCAGCGGCGCCGATGTGGAAAGCGACCCGTTCGCCTATCTCAAGGATTATGCCACCGACCGGCAGGAAGAGACAGCCGCGCTGCTCCAGCAATGGCTTACGGAAGATCAGCAGTCGGGGCAGACCGATCAGATCGCCACGGCTTTTGACAATCGCAAGGTCGCCGTGAATGAGTGA
- the cpdR gene encoding cell cycle two-component system response regulator CpdR, translating to MTKILLAEDDDSMRTFLASALRRAGHDIQDYADGETALQALEREVFDLLLTDIVMPGLDGIELARRGAELDPAMKIVFITGFAAVALSSGSPTPAGAKVLSKPFHLREIVEEVDKVMAA from the coding sequence GTGACCAAAATCCTGCTCGCTGAAGATGATGATTCGATGCGCACCTTCCTGGCTTCGGCGCTGCGCAGGGCAGGGCACGATATTCAGGACTATGCGGACGGCGAAACAGCGCTCCAGGCGCTTGAACGTGAAGTGTTCGATCTGCTGCTCACCGACATCGTGATGCCGGGCCTCGACGGGATCGAGCTTGCGCGCCGTGGCGCGGAACTCGATCCGGCGATGAAGATCGTTTTCATCACCGGCTTTGCCGCCGTTGCCCTCTCCTCTGGCTCGCCGACACCGGCAGGCGCCAAGGTTCTCTCCAAGCCCTTCCACCTCCGCGAAATCGTGGAAGAGGTAGACAAGGTTATGGCAGCCTAA
- a CDS encoding FliM/FliN family flagellar motor switch protein yields MATPEKAMTEFDGQDRRDPSGRNSYRRSIYSVPVTVTVSIGQKRLSVQEILELQPDSVIALSSKVDDPVDLFIDDKLIAKGELVETDDGQIAVKIVEIIEKAIEPE; encoded by the coding sequence ATGGCTACCCCCGAAAAGGCGATGACGGAGTTCGACGGTCAGGACCGCCGCGATCCGTCAGGGCGCAATTCCTACCGCCGCTCGATCTACAGTGTACCGGTAACGGTTACGGTCTCGATTGGTCAGAAGCGTCTCAGCGTGCAGGAAATTCTGGAGCTTCAGCCTGATTCCGTGATCGCGCTGTCTTCAAAGGTGGACGATCCGGTGGATCTTTTCATTGATGACAAGCTGATCGCGAAGGGTGAGCTGGTTGAGACCGATGACGGCCAGATTGCCGTGAAGATCGTTGAAATCATTGAAAAGGCCATTGAGCCGGAATGA
- the fliL gene encoding flagellar basal body-associated FliL family protein, protein MAKKPDTNESGQTESGKKSGGGIAGLLIVAAASLASSFGLFYFLTPPAQTPAAACPPAGSETAAPAVAPLAQDQVYIEMKEILITIGSAPADRYLKLNISIVTGKDNAAKVKQAEPMLIDAFNNYLRSIELKDLEEPGFYPHLREQLARRSELVVGSAASNGVLITEFLLR, encoded by the coding sequence ATGGCTAAGAAACCCGACACGAACGAATCGGGACAGACAGAATCCGGGAAGAAGTCCGGCGGTGGTATCGCCGGGCTGCTGATAGTTGCTGCCGCCTCTTTGGCGAGCTCCTTCGGCTTGTTCTACTTCCTGACTCCGCCTGCCCAAACGCCTGCTGCGGCATGTCCGCCAGCGGGTTCGGAAACGGCTGCGCCGGCGGTAGCGCCCCTGGCGCAGGATCAGGTCTATATCGAGATGAAGGAAATCCTCATCACGATCGGCAGCGCGCCGGCCGACCGCTATCTGAAGCTCAATATTTCAATCGTCACCGGCAAGGACAACGCGGCCAAGGTCAAACAGGCCGAGCCGATGCTGATCGATGCATTCAACAACTACCTTCGCTCGATCGAACTCAAGGATCTGGAAGAGCCCGGCTTCTACCCGCACCTGCGCGAACAGCTGGCGCGCCGCTCCGAACTCGTCGTTGGCAGCGCCGCTTCAAACGGCGTGCTGATTACAGAATTCCTGTTGAGGTAG